The following is a genomic window from Doryrhamphus excisus isolate RoL2022-K1 chromosome 3, RoL_Dexc_1.0, whole genome shotgun sequence.
TCCTATAACCCGGGATCCCAGTGTCGGCCTGGTGGGTGTGGATCGACAAGATTCCTGTGGACTCCACCCAGTTGCCCAGCTCTGTTCCGGGAAATGTTCTGGTCCAATACAGAACGACACACGGCCCGCGACTCACATTGAATCGATTCTATTTCCACACGACACGAAGGAAAAATAGTCAAGTTTCGAAATCCGTAGAAGAGCCGTCGAACCGTGGGACCAAACACTTGGTATGTCTAATCatgtttttctgttaaaatgttAACTGCTGTGTTTTAAATGTGCCGTGTCGACATGCTGTGTTATTTTAGTGTTGCTCTTCTCGTCGTGTTTGTTTTGGAGCCTCTCTCCTAAAAGGAAAGACTTTTTGTGAGTTGACTTCACGGTGGGAAGCACAAGGACGAGTATTATGTTGGCAAAGGGTTTAACTTGGAGCAGCCTGGCTTTGTAGTTGTACAAATCCAGAACAAAACTAGATTAtataagtggaaaaaaaagtgtgactaaaAGACATTGTGACGTGTTTTATATGGAACGTGTTAACGTTTTATTAGTGTTGGTAATCTTCCGGGGTGCGTTCACGTGTGTCATTTTTGGTGGGGTTAAAACGAGCTCTGGTGCTTTGGCTCGGCTACTATGGTTCATTTAATCAAGTTAATTTACTTCCGGCAAATATGACCTTAACCAGGTTATGTATATCAACCAAAAATACGAGGTTAATTATAGAGAAGGAAAATTTGATCCAGAAAAAGTGATGTCGCATCACAAATGCCATTCAATCGAGGTGTATGATTATAGAGCTGCAATAGTTAATTGACGAATCGATAATTAATCGACAATTactgctaacgttagcatgcaaacacctaGCATATGGCACTGTGTGTCTGCTTTAGTTCATATTCATGGAAATACTATTAAGCTCGTGttggcaatgttaacatgctaacacctagcgtcTACCTATGCATATGGATAAaatatgctactatgctaatgttacaatgttaacatgctaacacctagcatctaCCTATGCATATGGCTAAAATAGGCTACTATgcaaatgttacaatgttagcattctaacacatAATATCATAGTTTTAGGTGTTTATacaagtgtctacccatgaaaacggctaaaaattcTACTTAGCTAGTCATAGCATTGCAAGAAAATGTTGTGGGGGAGCGAGGTCGTAGAGCAAATTTTGCATCACAAATGCCATTCAATCGAAGTGTATGATTATAGAGCTGCAATAGTTAATTCACGAATTGATAATCGACATTtagtgctaatgttaacatgttagcatgcaaacacctaTAGCATATAGCCCTGTGTGTCTGCTTGAGTTCATATTCATGGAAATACTAGTAAGCTCGTGttggcaatgttaacatgctaacacctagcgtcTACCTATACATATGGctaaaaaatgctaatgttacaatgttagcattctaacacctCATATCATAATTTTAGGTGTTTATACAAGTGTATACCCATGAAAAcggcaaaaaatgctactttgctAGTCATAGCATcgcaaaaaaatgttgttgtgggggtgcAAGGTTGTCGAGCAAGTTTCGCATCACAAATGCCATTCAATCGAGTATGTATGATTATAGAGCTGCAATAGTTAATTGACGAATCGATAATTAATCGACAATtagtgctaatgttaacatgttggcaTGCAAACACCTAGCATATAGCGCTGTGTGTCTGGTTGAGTTCATATCATGGAAATAGTAGTAAGCTTGTGttggcaatgttaacatgctaacacctagcatctaCCTATGCATATGGCTAAAatatgctactatgttaatgttacaatgttagcattctaacacatAATATCATAGTTTTAGGTGTTTATacaagtgtctacccatgaaaacggctaaaaattcTACTTAGCTAGTCATAGCATCGCAAAAAAATGTTGTGGGGGTGCGAGGTCGTAGAGCAAATTTCGCATCACAAATGCCATTCAATCGAGGTGTATGACTATAGAGCTGCAATAGTTAATTAATCGACAATtagtgctaatgttaacatgttagcatgtaaacacCTAGCATATAGCGCTATGTGTCTGGTTGAGTTCATATTCATGGAAATACTAGTAAGCTCATGttggcaatgttaacatgctaacacctagcgtcTACCTATACATATGGctaaaaaatgctaatgttacaatgttagcattctaatatcataattttatgtgtttatacaagtgtctacccatgaaaacggctaaaaatgctactttgcTAGTCATAGCatcgaaaaaaaatgttgttgtgggggtgcAAGGTTGTCAAGCAAGTTTCGCATCATAAATGCCATTCAATCGAGTATGTATGATTATAGAGCTGCAATAGTTAATTCACGAATCGATAATTAATCGACAATtagtgctaatgttaacatgttagcatgcaaacacctcGCATATAGCGCTGTGTGTCTGCTTGAGTTCATATTCATGGAAATACTAGTGAGCTCGTGttggcaatgttaacatgctaacacataacgTCTACGTATGCatatggctaaaatgctactgtgctaatgttacaatgttagcattctaacgcATAATATCATAGTTTTAGGTGTTTATACAAGTGTCAAcccatgaaaacggctaaaaatgctactttgcTAGTCATAgcatcgcaaaaaaaaaaataaagaccaaaagcagtgctacatttaatattgaaaagatggtaatttaattacaaaatagCACACAGAACTGAGTAGATGGTCGGTATTTTGATGTAACACATTAACAGTGACTCAACTACACGATGACATAAAAAGCACAACACGGTGGCTGAATAGGCGAAATTAACATAACGAGCCAGTTACAGAttagcaagttcaccaagctcccgatctcattccacagCACTGAATGCATTGAATACATTGTAATCGGTGTTCTACTCTCCAGTTCCTATTGTTACACATAGAAGTATAATCCGCCAAGTCCAAGCCTACAGTACACTAACTCTCACCACCAGTTATTGATGATATTAGGCACCTTCTATAAAAGAAAGATTGCGATGGTGTCaccattttattgattttattgattgttATTAAGATTCCATGTACAGCACTACAAGCACTCATAATGTCCTAGCTAATTttgtaatgtattattttaatcatAGCGAACTGAATCGTAACTTGCAGGTGAGGTGGTGACGTGCAGCAACTTTCAACGTGACCTCACACGAGAAGCAGAAAGTTTCACTTCTGTCTTGGTGAGCATCTGGTAATCATTTAGataagatatttaaaaaaaaaaaaagaagaagaagaagctgtaCAAAAGAGTgcatcaaaacatgttttttggactCGGGTGTACTCGCCTTATTCAAAATAGGGGCGTCACTGCTccgtttgttatttgtttttctttaattgtgaaatgtaaataattattcTTACTGATATTTTGACAAGTGAAATAATAGTATGCTGATATGaggtacagtggtgtgaaaatgttgaaatgctTCCTTCCTAAGTTCTGTCATGCTTAAGTGATTGCAATCTAtcaaataattttaatggttagtcaatgtcaacaaaactgaacacaaaatatagttaattaaattataattattaattatagttaattaaatgaaaccttttattcattcattcattcattttctaccgctttttcctcacgagggtcgcgggggtgctggagcctatcccagctgtcttcagagtgagaggcggggtacaccctggactggtggccagacaatcacagggcacatgtagacaaacaaccactcacactcacattcatacctatggacaatttgaagtcgccaattaacctagcttaacctagtttttggaatgtgggaggaaaccggagtacccggagaaaacccacacatgcacggggagaacatgcaaactccacacagagatggccgagggtggaattgaaccctggtctcctagctgtgaggtctgtgtgctaaccactagaccgccgtgccgcccaaaccTTTTATTAAGGGACACAAAAATCCCAAACCTACATggtcctgtgtggaaaaagtaaaaacataacataaccgAGTCAAATTGAGATCCATTAGCCTGCAAAATGTTCTAAAGCTATTTCCAAAACtatgggactccagcaaaccacaacgAGAGACATTATTAGAAATgccgaaaacatggaacagtggtgaataTTCTCAACCAAAATAACCCAGAGAGCACAGCGATGACCCATCCAAGAgtggggtcacaaaagaccccacaacaacatccaaagaactacagGTATCTTTTTGCCTCAGTTAAGATCAGTGTTCATGAATCAACCATAACAATGACActgcaaaaacggcctgcatggcagaattccaagaccaaaaccactgctgaataaaaagaacattaaggctcatctcaattttaCTAGAAAATATCTTGACCTTCGGGAAAAtacttttggaaggtgtgtgttccATTACATATGGCCTAGAAGTAACgttgcatttcagaaaaagaacatgatAAACATAGTAAATATATGGTGGTGGGAGTGTAATGGTCTGGTGTTGTTTTGCTGCCTCcattgataaatggaaccatgaatccTACTGTctacgccaggggtctcaaacatgcggcacgcgggccaaatgtggcccgcaggacactagtttgaggccccccgccttgatatgaaagtttaatgttagtgcggccggcgcaagtttgatatggatgctgtatggtatcatgtacccagaaaaaattattacatttgattaatgttcatgttaaaggttaaataactgttaatagttatcctccctatccgtgtggaagtggttaagtttttggctatttaagtttaaaggaaataacttgaaggctaccgtttaggtcgctagctctctagtttgcgagttagcatgtgtctcaagacccctgcagttgcgcaatatgttgtaaataaaaaaagagtataaatgtgactatagtcgtgttttgtgatgtctacagggctctaataatgctttgttcattttaatctgaaaaaaaaataatttgtctacgcaccaactacatgtggtttcttaagtttttattatttggtgttttattattattattatatttatttatttattactgattgattgattttcttaattcttgatttgtttatttatttttcatattattttgtgtagaaaaataaaaagtaagatatttgagaacagtggaatgttttatcagagcttttcttgtagaaaattagaaccaaagcgaagttttttttttattttttgtttttaataaatgcgtttttttttttgttttttggggggaaaacctgatgcggcccagtctcacacAGAGACTCCGAGCTCCATGCAGTAGACTATGTAGAATCTGAGTACAGCAGTGGGAAAACGGCACACCATTAGTGCAACAGTGCATTAGTGCTATTAGTGCAAGCAGAGTATTCCTTTCTTCCATCTTTGGCTGTGCTCCGCTCATGTAGACGTCGACCTTTATAACTACTGCTAACATTAATTACTCAAGTTGACGCTATGACAGTTATGGTTTACATGTGTTCCAGAACCTTCCTGTACGAGATTTTAGTGGACATTTCAGCCCACGGAAACTATTACTTGTGTCGCTAATCATCTAATGGAAGTTGTGTTAGTTGCCTGACAACAAGGCTAAAAGTAATCAAATATATTCATGCAAACTTGCCAGGCTGCTTCTGATAAAGCGTTAAACTGTTTAAACATTTAACACATGATAAAATACTATACACTAATATTTTTACTTagcttttgctttgtttttttttttttttaatcccacaTAAAAATCACAGGGAAGAGTTGTGCTGTccacctccttttttttttaaaaaaagtgtttgcttaGTAAGGAGGAGGCAGTTTTTCCACTCTTGAGTGttgttatttgctgctggggaTGTGACGTCATGGCAACGCAAGGTGGGGCCAGCTGTTGAATTCCTTGACTGTGTATTTCCCTAAAGTCACAGTTAAAATAGCTCAGTGGTTATGTCGCTTTTTTTAGGGGAAATTTTGAACAGTAATGTTAAATAATTGAATGAGGGACATGTTTATGTAAGCATTGGTGGAAATAAGTATGTcggaacaatttggagtcatttaATGATAACTAACGTTAGTAGCTAATCCaatcacattttataaacagagtttccaaagtgctgcacagattagtaaaattaattcattcattttctaccgcttttcctcacaagggtcgcgggggggtgctggagcctatcccagctgtcttcgggcgagaggcggggtacgccctggactggtcgccagccaatcacagggcacatatagacaaacaaccattcacactcacattctatggacaatttggagtcgccaattaacctagcatgtttttggaatgtgggaggaaaccggagtacccggagaaaacccacgcatgcacggggagaacatgcaaactccacacagagatggccgagcgtggaattgaaagtctcaaccgccgtgccgccctgactattaaaattaaaattaaaaaaattaaaatttaaaaaataataaaatgaataaaatgaataaaatgaataaaatgaataaaatgaataaaatgaataaaataaataaaataaagtataaaataaaataaagtataaaataaatacattcattcattcattttctaacgctttttcctcacgcgggggtgctggagcctgtcccagctgtcttggggcgagaggcagggtacaccctggactggtcgccagccaatcacagggcataaaatacaataaaatacaataaataaaggtacaaattgaatttaatccaaaactaaaagatcaaataagaaataaaatagtaaaatagatattaaaatattaaaaacaagaaacaaagcaataaaagattaaaaagaaagaactaaaagacacaggaccatacgactcactcagagttagacgagacttaaaggtacgagacttaaagctttcgatgttggggggcctttttttacttgggaggggagagagttccatagcttggggacaacagaaaaggctcggtctcccctggtcttaagtctcatcttgggcaccacaagttggagcttaCATCAGTGACctcgctggagagtaaatttggatgaggtccgagatgtatttgggggccagcccattcaactaAACTTCGCCCAATTGCCATTTGTCATTTTCTTCTCATGTTAAATTATATCATATTCTCTCATCCTTTCAGCAAACATGTCCAGATCAGACTACCCTCCAGGGTACAATGACTCCCACGGCCCACTGTACACACCCCAGGGCGGGAATTACCCTCCGCCCCCTGCGTATGGCTTCCCAGCCTATGGTGGACCTCAGCCAGGGCAGCCTCCCGCTCCCTACCCGACAGGTCCAAACGCTCCTCTCTTCCCTGGCCAACCAGGAGGCTACCCTGCAGGTCCGTATCCAGGACAACCGAACCCTGCTGGACCTCCAGGTTCAGGCTACCCTAGTCAGCCCCCTATGCCTCCCATCATCCCGCCTACCATCCCGTCGGATGTTATGAGCTCTGGTAAGACAGTAGCTGCTTGGACAGTCAACGGTCTTATGTGTTACTTTGAATTGTTATGCTTTTGACGTAGATGATGATTTTGCTGCGAGAGGAAGCGACTGGGACAGTCTGAAGATTCGGCACGCCTTCATCAGAAAGGTAAAACTAACGACAAGTTGCATATAATGCACAATGAAATTATTTATCAAATTATATATGTaatcactccgtgcttgccctgaccttcccaccttcaaaaaacaatcaaaacccacctgtttaaatccgtttttaatgtgacccgccccacttttagccttgtttttagctcagAATGAATGTgttgatattgtattttaatgcattgtttattgtgtttttactcaactctattttttatttattttttcttcactgtaaagcatctttgagtactctgaaaagcgctatacaaataaaatgtattattattattattattaccagcagtaaaatatggtggtggtagtgtgatggtctagggctgttttgctgcttcaggacctggaaaactGTGATAAATAgtagcatgaattctgctgtaggagaatgtctggccatctgttggtgaccttaAGCTGAAACCAACCTGGGCGGATGCGACTTATTCCCTTGAGTACTCTTAAAAgcattacacaaataaaatgtattattattattattaccaacagtaaaatatggtggtggtagtgtaatggtctagggctgttttgctgcttcaggacctggaagacttgctgtgataaatagagACGTCCcccattctgtgtgtgtgtgtggttcagGTCTATTTGATTTTGGCATCCCAGCTCCTGGTCACCACTGCCATCGTTGCCGTGTTCACCTTTGTGTGAGTATCCTTCACACTTGGTTTTGTCTCATTGTCGGCAAACTGTTTGAATGTGTTTATCTGTTTCTCACAGCCAACCTGTCAGATATTTTGTGCAGCGGAACCAAGCAGTCTACTGGGCGTCATAGTGAGTCGAAAcacatctttttaaaaatgggaACAAAGTTGTGCATACTGGTTATGGTAatgggttttatttcatttgaacatgcgtcagattacaattgaatgcatcacataatcagttcacagttccacatgtccaaaaggagtaggaagaagcaaagcttattaaatcctacccctctatctggtacttttacaatcagtaactgttacatttgttcacttcctgctttcctaatatagtttagtttactttaggttagtttgtttttttttttgttttatttgttttgttttgttttgtacccctccatttggtacttttacaatcagtaactgttacatttgttcacttcctgctttccgaatataataaagtttatttatttactttattttatacatttaaattttttatattatcaaattattattttatatttttacattgtttttatatcatatttcttacattttaaaatttaattatttatttattttgtcacataccaaagtacgaggtgatatgaccatccaatgacataatgagtaccatagtaagtgtcaatatagtgatatgtatagcacatcatgactggttcaagactcttcatccttgtatttagcaaacatcaactgcttgtattgtttcttgaattggctcatcgttgtgcattgtttgagggtcttactcaatccattccatagtttgattccacatactgaaatgctatggctttttaacgtagtcctagcatataagtgttttatttaaatgtagttcttccctgagatcatatttctcctctcttgtaggaaagtattggatgacatttttagctaattggttatttttagccttatgcattattttagctgtttgaagatgaactatatcagcaagttgaagtatttgtgattttaaaaataaggagttagtatgttctctgtaggcggcattatgaattatccttattgaccttttttgcagtacatttatcgagtgaagattgcttttatagttattagcccatatttccacacaataagtaagatatggtagaaccagagagcaataaagagtgtggagtgattttctGATGGAGAacaatttttgctttgttcaatattgaaatatttctggccaccgtatgttttatatatttgtaatatgaggtttccagctcatattttcatctattgtgatccccagaaatgaattttccttcaccctttcaatgtcttcACCGTCTAATCTTTAACTTCATGGTTGATTGTTTTTAGCGCCGTGTACTTCATTACCCACCTTGTGCTGGTCTGCTGCAAGGGCCCACGGTAAGTGTGCCGCCAGAGTGTATTCATGCAGAAAATATTAATACTAACCTGCATTCTACTTCCTATTCCCACTCTTGTCTGTAGGAGGAAGTTTCCATGGAACTTGATATTGCTGCTTATCTTTGTAAGTTGGATAACTAATGCAAAATAGGACACATAATGGCAATTTTGTGAAACGTCAAACTGAAGGAGTGAAAGTTTCCATTTTCCGTGAAGGGCGTGATGAGTCAGCACAAAAGCCCTGAGTCACACACTGTTTGTTAGTGTTGTACGCATGTACGGACAATACGTAATCTGGTTCCACTAGTTACACTTGCGTAACTACTGTTGTGTGCATAGCCATATGCTGCTGTTATAAAGGCGCCTGGCATATTCTAAGACATTCTAATTAACTGTAAATGTAGAACATTTGGTTGTGTGACCGTATTTTGGGTAAATGAAACCAGGACACTTGGTATGCCTCCTCTGTATGGATAGAAAATTGTTACATATTACAAAATGTGATCTATAACCATTAAGACACATATTCAGATAGACTTCTCAGAGGTTACGCAaggtttaattttttatttatttttatttttttatgttgtcattgtatattttttcattagattttatttttagattttattagattatttcaaaacaaaacatgttttttaatttattgtatttttagtagattttatttttagattttttttattatttaaaaacaaaacatgttttatttatttatttttattttgtattttttattagattatttttagattttatttttagattttattagattatttaaaaacaaaacatgttttatttatttatttttattttgtattttttaattagattttatttttagattttattagattatttaaaaacaaaacatgttttatttatttatttttgtatttttattagattttatttttagattttattagattatttaaaaacaaaacatgttttatttatttatttttattttgtatttttttaattagattttaattttagattttattagattatttaaaaacaaaacatgttttatttatttatttttattttgtatttttattagattttattagattatttaaaaacaaaacatgttttatttatttatttttattttgtatttttattagattttattagatttcatttttagattttatttttacattttattagatttaaaaacaaaacatgttttatttatttttattttgtattttttttattagattttatttttagattttattagattatttaaaaacaaaacatgtttttattaatttatttttattttgtctttttaaattagattttatttttagattttattagattatttaaaaacaaaacatgtttttatttatttttattttgtatttgtattagattttatttttagattttattagattatttaaaaataaaacatgttttatttttacaattattaaaaaaaataaaacatgttttatttttaaataatctcgAGTGGtgagcgcacaggcctcacagctaggagacccgagttcaattccactctcactGCTTTAACTCAatttacccttttttttttttacagttaactgttacatttgtccacttcctgctttcctaacaagttttttaattaaaaaaaatatatatatatattatttagtttttttcattttatttatttttgtcacgtaccgaagtacgaggtgatatgaccatccaatgacataatgttttttttttttttatatacagacTCTGGCACTGTCTTACATGACTGGCTCCATatccaggtaaaaaaaaaaaagttttatttgatGTATCCAGACATTTTTCTTCCATAATTGTGTTCATTGTTGCTTTCAGTTACTACGATACAAAGGCAGTGTTTCTTGCTTTGGCCATCACAGCCGTGGTTTGCATCGCTGTCACGGTCTTCTGCTTCCAAACCAAGGTACTCGCTATTTCATTGTTTACTAGTCGTTTTCTAACATCTCTCTGTACATATTCTGATTTTTAAGGTGGACTTCACCAAGTGCCAGGGCTTCTTTTGCGTCCTCGGGATTGTCGTGTTTGTGACAGGCATCATTACAGTCATTGTGTTGTCTTTCAAATACGTGAGTTCCTTATTATTTTCCTAAGAATGCCGACTCCAAACAGGAATTTTGCCGTCAATTttatgcctgttttttt
Proteins encoded in this region:
- the tmbim1a gene encoding transmembrane BAX inhibitor motif containing 1a yields the protein MSRSDYPPGYNDSHGPLYTPQGGNYPPPPAYGFPAYGGPQPGQPPAPYPTGPNAPLFPGQPGGYPAGPYPGQPNPAGPPGSGYPSQPPMPPIIPPTIPSDVMSSDDDFAARGSDWDSLKIRHAFIRKVYLILASQLLVTTAIVAVFTFVQPVRYFVQRNQAVYWASYAVYFITHLVLVCCKGPRRKFPWNLILLLIFTLALSYMTGSISSYYDTKAVFLALAITAVVCIAVTVFCFQTKVDFTKCQGFFCVLGIVVFVTGIITVIVLSFKYIYWLHMLYAAIGAIAFTLFLAYHTQLLIGNRKYSISPEEYVFAALSIYVDIVQIFLFLLQIIGSSK